The following are encoded together in the Vibrio splendidus genome:
- the nudF gene encoding ADP-ribose diphosphatase, which yields MQQYDNQRHEFTPQDVEIVSKETLFRGFFKMVKYTFKHRLFEGGWSQSIEREMFERGHAAALLPYDPVRDEVVIVEQIRVGALEHENPWQYEIVAGIIDTDESPQDVARREAMEEAGVEVGSVLPITSYYPSSGGCSEKLDVFVGCVDATTAKGVHGLDYEGEDIRVQVMSREAAYQLVKDGVFENGATIIALQWLQLNYQELQSEWID from the coding sequence ATGCAACAGTATGACAATCAACGACATGAGTTTACTCCGCAAGATGTGGAAATAGTCTCAAAAGAGACGCTGTTTCGTGGTTTTTTCAAAATGGTTAAGTACACATTTAAACATAGACTGTTTGAGGGCGGCTGGAGCCAATCAATAGAACGAGAGATGTTTGAGCGTGGACATGCTGCCGCTTTGCTACCTTACGATCCTGTGCGTGACGAAGTAGTGATCGTCGAGCAGATCCGTGTCGGTGCCCTAGAGCATGAGAACCCATGGCAATACGAAATTGTTGCTGGGATCATTGATACCGATGAATCACCGCAAGATGTCGCTCGTCGTGAAGCAATGGAAGAAGCTGGAGTCGAAGTCGGATCTGTATTGCCGATTACTTCGTATTACCCTTCATCTGGCGGTTGCTCAGAAAAGCTCGATGTCTTTGTTGGCTGTGTTGATGCAACGACAGCCAAAGGGGTACACGGATTGGACTACGAAGGTGAAGACATTCGTGTGCAAGTGATGAGTCGTGAAGCGGCTTATCAGTTGGTAAAAGACGGTGTGTTTGAAAATGGTGCCACGATCATTGCGCTACAGTGGCTACAATTGAACTACCAAGAATTACAGTCAGAGTGGATAGATTAA
- a CDS encoding DUF1249 family protein, whose amino-acid sequence MPNIAVKKPYHVDLAELMRVYETNYAKLNALLPVGHEVGDVRCYQAVNMVYQLTVNEVTKYTTLIDICQSDAMPVFPLPKMSVRLYHDARVAEVCASGDFSRVKAKYDYPNTKLLQKDEKFQLNKFLGEWLTFCLKTGISRTPIAF is encoded by the coding sequence ATGCCAAATATAGCAGTCAAAAAACCGTATCATGTTGATCTTGCTGAATTGATGCGAGTTTACGAGACTAACTATGCCAAACTTAACGCTCTGTTACCGGTTGGGCATGAGGTTGGTGACGTTCGCTGTTACCAAGCCGTTAATATGGTGTATCAATTGACAGTGAATGAGGTCACAAAATACACCACTTTAATAGATATATGTCAGAGTGACGCGATGCCAGTGTTTCCTTTGCCAAAAATGTCTGTCAGGCTATATCACGACGCTCGAGTTGCAGAAGTGTGCGCTAGCGGGGATTTTTCGCGAGTTAAAGCGAAATATGACTACCCCAATACTAAGCTTTTGCAAAAGGACGAGAAATTTCAATTGAATAAATTTCTTGGGGAATGGTTAACGTTTTGTTTAAAAACGGGTATCAGCCGAACCCCAATTGCCTTTTAA
- the cpdA gene encoding 3',5'-cyclic-AMP phosphodiesterase produces MELSHTSKFDESTIKLVQLTDTHLFAPSNGSLLSINTQDSFRAVVDGIVSQDFDYQAILATGDISQDHSAESYQKFESGIKPLEKPCYWLPGNHDFKPNMGSVLPSPQIQCVEHVLLGDNWQMVMLDSQVVGVPHGRLSDQQLDLLEQKLTEFPERNTLVLLHHHPLLVGSAWLDQHNLKDAEQFWDVVQQHTNVKAVLCGHVHQDMNRNHHGVQVMATPSTCVQFKPNSNDFAVDTLSPGWREIGLHQDGTVTTQVRRLPNGQFSPDFDAGGY; encoded by the coding sequence TTGGAATTATCACACACTTCAAAATTTGATGAGAGCACTATTAAGCTTGTGCAGCTAACGGACACGCATTTATTTGCGCCGAGCAATGGCAGCTTATTAAGCATCAACACTCAAGATAGCTTTCGTGCTGTAGTCGATGGCATTGTTAGTCAGGACTTTGACTATCAAGCGATTCTAGCAACTGGTGATATCTCTCAAGATCACAGTGCTGAGTCGTACCAGAAATTTGAGTCAGGTATAAAGCCTTTGGAAAAGCCATGTTACTGGCTACCCGGGAACCATGACTTCAAGCCTAATATGGGCAGTGTTTTACCATCACCACAAATACAGTGTGTTGAACATGTCTTGCTAGGCGATAACTGGCAGATGGTTATGCTGGACTCGCAAGTGGTGGGTGTACCTCACGGGCGCCTTAGTGATCAACAACTTGATCTACTAGAACAAAAGCTGACTGAATTCCCTGAGCGTAACACCTTGGTTTTGCTGCACCACCACCCTTTACTGGTCGGTAGTGCGTGGCTTGATCAACATAACCTGAAAGATGCTGAGCAGTTTTGGGATGTGGTTCAACAGCACACTAATGTGAAAGCGGTACTTTGTGGTCATGTTCATCAAGATATGAATCGCAATCATCATGGTGTACAAGTCATGGCAACCCCATCGACTTGTGTTCAATTCAAACCAAACTCGAACGATTTTGCGGTTGATACTTTATCTCCTGGCTGGCGAGAGATTGGATTGCACCAAGATGGTACGGTAACTACGCAGGTTCGCCGCTTGCCTAATGGGCAGTTCTCGCCAGACTTTGATGCAGGTGGTTACTAA
- the yqiA gene encoding esterase YqiA, with protein MPDFNQQTAKPSLLLYIHGFNSSSRSHKANVMADYCAEHRADIKVVTPQLPSFPQQAALHLQQLVEQYKDQYQIALVGSSLGGYLSTWLNSHYGFKAVVVNPAVKPYELLADYLGEQVNPYTDERYVLETKHIDELKALEVSAIAKPSDFWLLQQTEDEVLDYRQAVEKYQGARQTVEEGGDHSFVDFERYPQQIVTFLNL; from the coding sequence ATGCCGGATTTTAATCAGCAAACCGCTAAGCCATCGCTGCTTCTCTATATTCACGGTTTTAACAGTTCATCACGTTCTCACAAAGCGAATGTGATGGCAGATTACTGTGCGGAGCATCGCGCTGATATTAAAGTCGTGACGCCTCAACTACCGAGCTTCCCTCAGCAAGCAGCTCTGCATTTACAGCAGCTGGTGGAGCAATATAAAGATCAATATCAAATCGCGTTAGTCGGTAGCTCGTTGGGTGGCTATCTTTCAACATGGCTAAATAGTCATTATGGTTTCAAGGCGGTGGTTGTAAATCCAGCCGTGAAGCCGTATGAGCTTCTTGCTGATTATTTAGGTGAGCAAGTAAACCCATACACAGATGAACGATATGTGCTGGAAACAAAGCATATCGATGAACTGAAGGCGTTAGAGGTTTCGGCTATCGCTAAGCCGAGTGACTTCTGGTTACTTCAGCAAACGGAAGACGAAGTTCTGGATTACCGACAAGCGGTAGAGAAGTACCAAGGTGCGAGACAGACAGTAGAAGAGGGCGGGGATCATAGCTTTGTTGATTTTGAACGTTACCCACAACAAATCGTCACTTTTCTAAACCTCTAA
- the parE gene encoding DNA topoisomerase IV subunit B has translation MTEQYNAKDLEVLEGLDPVRHRPGMYTETERPNHLAQEVIDNSVDEALAGHAKKIKVVLHADQSLEVTDDGRGMPVDIHPEKGISGVELILTKLHSGGKFSNNNYKFSGGLHGVGISVVNALSKRVEVTVRRDGQVHEIALEGGHAVTDLTVTGTCGHRNTGTTVHFWPDPKYFDSSKFSVLRLINNLRAKAVLCPGLEITFIDKVGGEEHKWFYEDGLKDYLAEGVKGYTLLPEEPYVGEFVAETEMANWAIIWQPEGGDMITESYVNLVPTKQGGTHVNGLRQGLLDAMREFCEFRNLLPRGVKLTGDDIFDRCSYVLSVKMQDPQFAGQTKERLSSRQTAAFVSGVVKDAFSLWLNEKPQLAELLAEACIANAHRRMRASKKVVRKKIASGPALPGKLTDCSVQDLSRTEIFFVEGDSAGGSAKQARDREFQAVMPLRGKILNTWEVSADQVLASQEVHDISVALGIDPDNDDLSGLRYGKICILADADSDGLHIATLLCALFTRHFHALVEAGHIYVAMPPLYRIDCGKEVFYALDDSEKDGVLERLSQKKAKINVQRFKGLGEMNPLQLRETTMDPNTRRLVQLTIDDNDATNEMMDMLLGKKRADDRRTWLQTNGDMAEV, from the coding sequence ATGACTGAACAATATAATGCAAAAGACCTCGAGGTACTTGAAGGTCTCGATCCCGTGCGACACCGCCCGGGAATGTATACAGAGACAGAAAGACCAAACCACCTTGCCCAAGAAGTCATTGATAACTCGGTCGATGAAGCACTAGCGGGACACGCTAAAAAAATAAAAGTTGTGCTTCATGCTGACCAATCGTTAGAAGTTACCGATGATGGCCGTGGTATGCCGGTTGATATCCACCCTGAAAAAGGCATCTCGGGTGTTGAGCTGATTTTAACTAAGCTCCACTCAGGCGGTAAATTTTCAAACAACAACTATAAGTTTTCAGGTGGTTTGCACGGGGTAGGTATCTCGGTGGTAAACGCGCTGTCAAAACGCGTTGAAGTAACGGTTCGTCGTGACGGTCAGGTACATGAAATCGCCCTTGAGGGTGGTCATGCCGTAACCGACCTTACGGTTACGGGGACTTGTGGTCATCGCAATACCGGTACTACCGTGCATTTCTGGCCAGATCCAAAATACTTCGATAGCTCTAAGTTCTCTGTTTTACGCCTTATTAATAACCTGCGAGCTAAAGCCGTACTTTGCCCTGGTTTAGAAATTACCTTTATTGACAAGGTTGGCGGTGAAGAACATAAATGGTTCTATGAAGACGGTCTAAAAGACTACCTTGCTGAAGGTGTGAAAGGTTATACCTTATTGCCTGAAGAACCTTATGTTGGCGAATTCGTTGCTGAAACGGAAATGGCGAACTGGGCGATCATTTGGCAGCCAGAAGGCGGTGATATGATCACCGAAAGTTACGTGAACTTAGTACCAACTAAGCAAGGTGGTACACACGTAAACGGTCTTCGACAAGGTCTGCTTGATGCAATGCGTGAGTTCTGTGAATTCCGTAATCTTCTCCCTCGTGGCGTTAAGTTGACGGGTGATGACATCTTTGACCGTTGTTCTTACGTTCTATCGGTGAAGATGCAAGATCCACAATTTGCAGGTCAAACAAAAGAGCGCTTATCTTCTCGTCAAACTGCTGCGTTTGTTTCTGGTGTAGTGAAGGATGCTTTCAGCTTGTGGCTGAATGAAAAGCCTCAACTAGCAGAATTACTTGCAGAAGCTTGTATTGCTAACGCGCATCGTCGTATGCGCGCAAGCAAAAAGGTAGTACGTAAAAAGATTGCTTCTGGTCCAGCACTGCCGGGTAAGCTAACCGACTGTTCGGTTCAAGATTTAAGCCGTACCGAAATCTTCTTCGTGGAAGGGGACTCGGCGGGTGGTTCTGCTAAACAAGCACGTGATCGTGAGTTCCAAGCGGTTATGCCACTTCGCGGTAAGATCCTAAATACGTGGGAAGTGTCAGCAGACCAAGTATTGGCTTCACAAGAAGTACATGATATTTCAGTTGCTCTGGGTATCGACCCAGATAACGATGATTTGTCAGGCCTGCGTTACGGTAAGATCTGTATCCTTGCCGATGCGGACTCGGATGGTCTTCATATCGCGACACTGCTATGTGCACTATTTACTCGTCATTTCCATGCTTTGGTTGAAGCGGGTCATATCTATGTGGCAATGCCTCCTCTGTATCGTATCGATTGCGGTAAAGAAGTGTTCTACGCACTCGATGACTCAGAGAAAGATGGTGTGCTTGAGCGACTGTCGCAGAAGAAAGCCAAAATCAACGTGCAACGATTTAAAGGTCTGGGTGAAATGAACCCACTTCAATTACGTGAAACCACTATGGATCCAAATACTCGTCGTCTTGTCCAATTAACGATTGATGACAACGACGCGACCAACGAGATGATGGACATGCTGCTTGGTAAGAAACGTGCAGATGATCGCCGTACATGGCTACAGACTAACGGTGATATGGCCGAGGTATAA
- the parC gene encoding DNA topoisomerase IV subunit A, which translates to MSNEITYDGVEQLPMRKFTEDAYLNYSMYVIMDRALPYIGDGLKPVQRRIIYAMSELGLSAASKYKKSARTVGDVLGKYHPHGDSACYEAMVLMAQPFSYRYPLVDGQGNWGAPDDPKSFAAMRYTEAKLSKFAEVLLGELGQGTVDWQPNFDGTMKEPQMLPARLPHILLNGITGIAVGMATDIPPHNVREVANAAIHLIDTPKAELPDVMGFIQGPDYPTEAEIISPKSDIEKIYRTGRGSIKMRAVWHKEGSDIVITSLPHQVSGAKLLEQIANQMRAKKLPMVDDLRDESDHENPTRIVVVPRSNRIDCDQLMSHLFASTDLEKNFRVNLNMIGLDNRPQVKGLVQILKEWIEFRRTTVRRRLQYRLDKVLARLHILEGLLAAYLNIDEVIEIIRTEDEPCPVLMNRFNISEIQANAILDIKLRNLAKLEEFKIRAEQEELEAEREKLEKLLGSERRLNTLIKKEIQADADKYGDDRRSPLIERAEAKALTERDLVPSEPITVVLSEKGWIRHAKGHEVDAEGLNYKSGDKFLASTKGKSNQQAVFLGSDGRSYSLESHSLPSARSQGEPITGRLNVSPGTSIRQVVMGENEQLWLVGSDAGYGFVCKGSDLLSKNKSGKALVNLPQASEVMLPSPIADLDSNQILAITNQGRMLLFPIKDLPQLSKGKGNKIINIPSAKAKEREEFVSHLMAIPENATLTIYAGKRKLGLKPADLENFRGERGRRGGLLPRGLQRVTRIDIDEPSDA; encoded by the coding sequence ATGTCTAACGAAATTACATATGATGGCGTTGAACAGTTGCCAATGCGCAAGTTCACCGAAGATGCCTACTTAAATTACTCAATGTACGTGATCATGGATCGTGCATTGCCGTATATCGGTGATGGCTTGAAGCCAGTACAGCGTCGTATTATCTATGCGATGTCTGAGCTAGGCCTATCCGCTGCATCGAAATATAAAAAATCAGCTCGTACCGTTGGTGACGTGTTAGGTAAATATCACCCACACGGTGATTCTGCTTGTTACGAAGCGATGGTACTGATGGCGCAACCCTTCTCTTACCGCTACCCATTGGTGGATGGTCAAGGTAACTGGGGTGCACCGGATGACCCGAAATCGTTCGCTGCGATGCGTTATACCGAAGCAAAACTGTCGAAGTTTGCGGAAGTCCTACTTGGTGAATTAGGTCAGGGAACCGTTGATTGGCAACCCAACTTTGATGGCACGATGAAAGAGCCTCAGATGTTGCCTGCACGCCTTCCTCATATCTTGCTTAACGGCATCACAGGTATTGCGGTTGGTATGGCGACCGACATCCCGCCTCACAATGTACGTGAAGTGGCGAACGCGGCGATTCATTTGATTGATACGCCTAAAGCTGAACTTCCAGATGTGATGGGTTTCATTCAAGGCCCAGATTACCCGACAGAAGCTGAAATTATTTCGCCGAAGTCGGACATCGAAAAGATCTACCGTACAGGCCGTGGCAGCATCAAGATGCGCGCGGTATGGCACAAGGAAGGCTCTGATATCGTTATCACGTCTTTACCTCATCAAGTGTCAGGTGCGAAGTTACTTGAGCAAATCGCTAACCAGATGCGAGCTAAGAAGCTGCCTATGGTTGACGATCTGCGTGATGAATCAGATCACGAGAATCCAACGCGTATCGTCGTGGTTCCTCGTTCAAACCGTATCGACTGTGACCAACTGATGAGTCACTTATTCGCGTCGACGGATTTAGAGAAAAACTTCCGCGTTAACTTGAACATGATTGGTTTAGATAACCGTCCTCAAGTTAAAGGCTTAGTTCAAATCCTGAAAGAGTGGATTGAGTTCCGTCGTACGACCGTTCGTCGTCGTTTGCAGTACCGTTTAGATAAAGTACTGGCTCGTTTGCACATCTTAGAAGGCTTACTTGCTGCTTACCTCAACATCGATGAAGTGATTGAGATCATTCGAACAGAAGACGAGCCGTGTCCTGTTTTGATGAACCGTTTCAACATTTCTGAAATTCAAGCCAATGCGATTCTCGATATTAAACTTCGTAACTTAGCTAAGTTAGAAGAATTTAAAATTCGAGCTGAGCAAGAAGAGCTTGAAGCTGAACGTGAAAAGCTTGAAAAGCTACTCGGTTCAGAGCGTCGCTTGAATACGCTGATCAAAAAAGAAATCCAAGCAGATGCAGATAAATACGGCGATGATCGTCGCTCACCGTTGATTGAACGTGCTGAAGCAAAAGCGTTGACTGAGCGTGATTTAGTTCCAAGTGAGCCAATTACCGTCGTGCTTTCTGAAAAAGGTTGGATTCGTCATGCTAAAGGGCATGAAGTTGACGCTGAAGGCTTGAACTACAAATCAGGTGATAAATTCTTAGCAAGCACTAAGGGTAAGAGTAACCAACAAGCGGTGTTCCTCGGTAGTGATGGCCGAAGCTACTCCCTTGAATCTCACTCACTGCCATCGGCACGAAGCCAAGGTGAGCCAATTACAGGCCGCTTGAACGTCAGCCCTGGTACTTCTATTCGCCAAGTGGTGATGGGAGAGAATGAACAGCTATGGTTAGTCGGTTCTGATGCGGGTTATGGTTTTGTTTGTAAAGGTAGCGATCTGCTGTCTAAGAACAAGAGCGGTAAAGCGTTGGTTAACTTGCCACAAGCTTCTGAAGTGATGTTGCCAAGCCCGATTGCTGACTTGGACTCTAACCAGATTCTGGCGATTACTAACCAAGGTCGTATGTTGTTGTTCCCGATTAAAGACCTACCTCAGTTGAGCAAAGGTAAGGGTAACAAGATCATCAACATTCCTTCTGCGAAAGCAAAAGAGCGTGAAGAGTTTGTCTCGCATCTAATGGCTATCCCAGAGAATGCGACGCTGACCATCTATGCGGGTAAACGCAAACTTGGCTTGAAACCTGCGGATCTTGAAAATTTCCGTGGTGAACGTGGTCGTCGTGGTGGTTTACTACCTAGAGGACTACAACGAGTGACGCGCATTGATATCGATGAACCTAGCGACGCTTAG
- the degS gene encoding outer membrane-stress sensor serine endopeptidase DegS gives MLSFLFRSISLGLVSAALILLAFPSLRPAIVSDVTSPQVDNIGSLQISFNQAVRRAAPAVVNIYSRKYAESDRNKLLTQGLGSGVIVSEKGYIITNFHVVAQADQIVVALQDGRVAAAQLVGSDKRTDIAILRVSGDNLPVIPLNQDYTANVGDVVLAIGNPYNLGQTTTFGIISATGRSSISADGHQAFIQTDAAINEGNSGGALVNSQGELVGINTASFQQATDMETYGISFAIPYPLANKIMQKIIADGRVIRGYIGIDGQDINSVTSRLLGNKNIGGIVVLGIDPNGPAADAGFEAQDIIVSINNTQISGRQSVMDIVTDLRPGTVIDVGVLRKGENKTLKVTIAEDTRL, from the coding sequence ATGCTGTCCTTTCTATTTCGTTCTATTTCCCTTGGACTCGTTTCAGCGGCACTTATTCTTCTCGCCTTTCCGAGCTTAAGGCCAGCTATAGTTTCAGATGTCACTAGTCCTCAAGTCGATAATATTGGCTCTCTTCAGATCTCATTTAACCAAGCGGTGCGACGTGCTGCACCCGCTGTGGTCAATATTTATAGTCGTAAATACGCAGAAAGCGATCGCAATAAGCTACTGACTCAAGGTTTGGGTTCAGGGGTCATTGTTAGCGAAAAAGGCTACATCATTACCAACTTTCACGTTGTTGCTCAAGCCGACCAAATAGTTGTGGCACTTCAAGACGGACGAGTAGCCGCCGCACAGCTTGTCGGTTCAGACAAGCGCACCGATATCGCGATACTCAGAGTTAGCGGTGACAACTTACCAGTGATTCCACTGAACCAAGATTACACTGCAAATGTCGGAGATGTGGTTCTCGCTATCGGTAACCCGTATAACCTAGGTCAAACCACAACCTTTGGTATTATCTCGGCAACCGGTCGCTCTTCAATCAGTGCAGATGGTCATCAAGCCTTTATCCAGACCGATGCGGCAATCAATGAAGGTAACTCCGGTGGTGCACTTGTCAATTCACAAGGTGAGTTAGTAGGTATCAATACCGCGTCTTTCCAACAAGCTACCGACATGGAAACCTACGGGATTTCATTTGCTATCCCCTACCCACTAGCGAATAAAATCATGCAAAAAATCATCGCTGATGGTCGTGTGATTCGTGGTTATATTGGCATAGACGGACAAGACATCAACTCGGTGACGTCACGCCTACTCGGCAATAAGAATATCGGCGGTATTGTGGTACTAGGGATAGACCCGAACGGTCCTGCGGCTGATGCAGGCTTTGAAGCACAAGATATTATTGTCAGTATCAATAATACCCAGATTAGCGGACGACAGAGCGTAATGGACATTGTTACTGACCTGCGCCCAGGTACTGTCATTGATGTTGGTGTATTACGCAAAGGTGAAAACAAGACCCTCAAGGTGACTATCGCTGAAGATACACGCCTGTAG
- a CDS encoding DegQ family serine endoprotease, translating to MKKPLLALSVLTLSLSSIITPIQATAALPLSVGNEQLPSLAPMLEQVTPAVVSIAVEGKQVQRQQIPEQFQFFFGPEQTRERPFRGLGSGVIIDAKKGHIVTNYHVINGADDIKVKLHDGREYDAELIGGDQMSDIALLKLETAKNLTQIKVADSDKLRVGDFSVAIGNPFGLGQTVTSGIVSALGRSGLNLENFENFIQTDAAINSGNSGGALVNLNGELIGINTAILGPNGGNVGIGFAIPSNMMKNLTEQILDFGEVKRGMLGVQGGEVTSELAEALGYESSKGAFVSQIVPDSAADKAGLKAGDVIVSINGKRIDTFSELRAKVATLGAGKQIELGVVRDGKNMTFDVTLGESTNNKTQAEKLHEGLAGAELTNTTDSDSTTGVKVSSVAQGSPAEAYQLLKGDIIIGVNRQPVKNLAEFRKILEKQPGVLALNIQRGDRTIYLVIR from the coding sequence ATGAAAAAACCTTTGCTTGCTTTATCAGTACTGACTTTAAGCTTAAGTTCAATCATCACCCCCATTCAAGCAACGGCCGCACTGCCATTAAGTGTGGGTAATGAACAATTACCAAGCCTTGCACCTATGCTTGAACAAGTGACCCCCGCTGTGGTTAGTATTGCCGTAGAAGGCAAACAGGTACAACGTCAGCAAATCCCTGAACAATTTCAATTCTTTTTTGGTCCAGAACAAACACGAGAACGCCCATTCCGCGGGCTAGGTTCTGGTGTGATCATTGATGCCAAGAAAGGCCATATTGTTACCAATTACCATGTCATCAATGGTGCCGACGATATCAAAGTAAAACTTCATGATGGTCGAGAGTACGATGCCGAGCTCATCGGCGGCGACCAGATGTCGGATATCGCGCTATTAAAACTTGAAACAGCCAAGAACCTTACCCAGATAAAAGTTGCAGACTCTGACAAGTTAAGAGTCGGTGATTTCAGTGTCGCTATCGGCAACCCATTTGGACTCGGTCAAACCGTGACATCCGGCATCGTGTCTGCACTCGGTCGTAGCGGCCTAAATCTAGAGAACTTTGAAAACTTCATTCAAACCGATGCCGCTATCAACAGTGGTAACTCTGGTGGTGCGTTAGTGAATCTCAACGGTGAGCTGATTGGTATCAACACGGCTATCCTTGGCCCTAACGGAGGCAATGTCGGTATCGGCTTTGCAATCCCATCCAATATGATGAAAAACCTGACAGAACAAATTCTCGATTTCGGTGAAGTAAAACGCGGTATGCTGGGTGTTCAAGGCGGAGAGGTCACCTCTGAATTAGCGGAAGCGCTTGGTTATGAATCCAGCAAAGGTGCCTTTGTCAGCCAAATTGTACCCGACAGCGCTGCGGACAAAGCCGGACTGAAAGCGGGCGATGTCATTGTCTCTATTAATGGTAAGCGTATTGATACTTTTAGCGAGTTAAGAGCCAAAGTCGCAACCCTCGGCGCAGGTAAACAGATCGAACTTGGTGTCGTTCGTGACGGAAAGAATATGACCTTTGATGTGACTCTGGGTGAATCCACCAATAATAAGACACAAGCTGAAAAGCTCCATGAAGGACTTGCCGGTGCAGAGCTCACCAACACAACAGACAGCGACTCAACGACAGGCGTCAAGGTATCAAGTGTCGCTCAAGGTTCGCCAGCAGAAGCCTATCAACTTCTTAAAGGTGACATCATCATCGGGGTAAACCGCCAACCCGTTAAGAACCTTGCTGAATTTAGAAAGATTCTTGAAAAACAACCTGGCGTGTTGGCGCTTAATATCCAAAGAGGCGACAGGACTATCTATCTAGTTATTCGATAG
- the zapG gene encoding Z-ring associated protein ZapG — translation MPWMYAVAGLLVGVILGVAISRLMTPEYKKQKNVQKELDSAKFALEQQRQELADHFAKSAEMLDTLGKDYTKLYQHMEKTSSELIPNLPEQDNPFVKTAAAHSDKSQDKPSVKEATLEEQPKDYANGATGLFTEQKKEIMDAPDVVTAKAS, via the coding sequence ATGCCTTGGATGTATGCCGTTGCCGGTTTACTAGTCGGAGTTATTTTAGGGGTCGCTATTTCTCGTCTCATGACGCCTGAATACAAAAAACAAAAGAACGTACAGAAAGAATTAGATAGCGCAAAGTTTGCCCTTGAACAGCAGCGACAAGAGCTAGCTGACCACTTTGCGAAATCAGCAGAAATGTTGGACACCTTAGGTAAGGACTACACAAAACTGTACCAACACATGGAAAAAACAAGCTCAGAGCTGATCCCTAATCTGCCAGAGCAAGATAATCCATTTGTGAAAACAGCCGCAGCCCATTCGGACAAATCACAAGACAAGCCTTCAGTTAAAGAGGCGACACTTGAAGAACAACCGAAAGATTACGCTAATGGCGCAACGGGTTTATTTACAGAGCAGAAGAAAGAAATCATGGATGCTCCCGATGTTGTAACAGCAAAAGCATCGTAA
- the zapE gene encoding cell division protein ZapE → MNPIKKYEQDIKEHGFQRDPAQEQAVKSLDELFHQFQDYMNTPIPQLTRFQKLMGKKPELPEPPKGLYFWGGVGRGKTYLMDTFYDALPTTKKMRVHFHRFMYRVHDELRVLGNVSDPLPLVADKLKEEADIICFDEFFVSDITDAMILGTLFQELFARNVILVATSNIPPADLYRNGLQRARFLPAIKLIQGNCHILNVDSGIDYRLRTLEQAEIYHHPLDSQANINLETYYAQLVGEDKEKLKQIEVNHRQLDVVEASDGVLHGTFAQLCQSARSQNDYIELSRVYHTVLLADVLQMGATSDDAARRFIALVDEFYERNVKLIISAEVELEKLYTHGQLEFEFKRCQSRLIEMQSHEYLAKEHLS, encoded by the coding sequence ATGAATCCCATTAAAAAATACGAACAAGATATAAAAGAACATGGATTTCAAAGAGATCCAGCACAAGAGCAAGCCGTTAAATCTTTAGATGAACTCTTTCATCAATTCCAAGATTACATGAATACGCCTATTCCTCAACTGACTCGATTCCAGAAATTAATGGGCAAAAAGCCAGAACTGCCAGAGCCACCAAAAGGCCTCTATTTTTGGGGTGGCGTCGGGCGCGGTAAAACGTACTTAATGGATACGTTCTACGATGCCTTACCGACCACAAAAAAAATGCGTGTTCACTTTCACCGCTTTATGTATCGAGTCCATGATGAGCTAAGGGTGCTAGGTAATGTTAGCGACCCGTTGCCTTTAGTCGCAGATAAGTTGAAAGAAGAAGCGGATATTATCTGTTTTGATGAATTCTTTGTTTCAGACATCACGGATGCCATGATCTTAGGAACTTTGTTCCAAGAGTTATTCGCTCGAAACGTTATCTTAGTTGCAACCTCTAATATTCCACCTGCGGATTTGTATCGTAACGGGTTGCAGCGAGCTCGCTTCTTACCCGCTATTAAGCTTATTCAAGGCAATTGCCATATTCTTAATGTCGATAGTGGAATCGATTATCGTCTTCGTACTTTAGAGCAGGCTGAGATCTATCATCACCCGCTGGATAGCCAAGCGAACATTAACCTCGAAACATATTACGCGCAGCTCGTTGGTGAAGATAAAGAGAAACTCAAACAGATTGAGGTCAATCACCGTCAACTGGATGTAGTCGAAGCAAGCGATGGTGTGCTACATGGTACGTTTGCTCAGCTTTGTCAGTCGGCTCGCAGCCAGAATGACTATATTGAGCTGTCTAGGGTTTATCACACGGTTCTGCTGGCTGATGTGTTGCAAATGGGTGCGACTTCAGATGACGCAGCAAGACGCTTCATTGCGTTAGTTGATGAGTTCTATGAGCGTAACGTGAAATTGATTATTTCAGCGGAAGTGGAGCTAGAAAAGCTATATACCCATGGTCAGTTAGAATTTGAGTTTAAACGTTGTCAGTCGCGTTTAATCGAAATGCAGAGCCATGAATATTTGGCAAAAGAACACTTAAGTTAG